The Seriola aureovittata isolate HTS-2021-v1 ecotype China chromosome 12, ASM2101889v1, whole genome shotgun sequence genome window below encodes:
- the dnajc1 gene encoding dnaJ homolog subfamily C member 1 isoform X1, with the protein MGVRAGPCGSLLVCLTLLVTAVPPLNAWEADLELLDLVEEIPQTFYQFMSLNQDASAAEIKKAYRRLSLTLHPDKNKNEDAETQFRQLVAIYEVLKDEERRRRYDDILVNGLPDWRQPVFYYRRVRKMSNSELGFLLFLILTVGHYAVIWSIYLEKQLDELLSKKKKEKKKKVSSRPVEELRCISQDRTDRVQDRPHWQDILPLKLSIWLYLSIKNLPQTVQEVKQYYEDYQQMKQQQREEAEAEQEAVTREKRPKLKKPKVEFPVYEPSSENLNYQSYDQTSSIEEIEDQMDSWLQDHRAGRKKAAEWTEDELSFLSRLMVKFPGGTPGRWEKIAHELGRSVSDVTTKVKQAKDNVSHTSGLVKLSDLKGPHLPVRSLPVADSAMTQRLGGACVEEEEGEEEEAAPAVRRRNRKSSTAAAKGEEMKVRGRRQRDFDPAMVEEDDEAEPHESREKADPAAWTQNQQKLLELALQQFPRGTAERWDRIAKVVPGKTKEECMIRYKMLAELVQKRKQAKS; encoded by the exons ATGGGGGTCCGCGCGGGTCCGTGcgggtctctgctggtctgccTTACCCTGTTGGTCACTGCGGTCCCCCCTCTGAACGCCTGGGAGGCGGATCTGGAGCTGCTGGATCTGGTGGAGGAGATCCCGCAGACCTTCTACCAGTTCATGTCCCTGAACCAG GATGCCTCAGCAGCAGAGATCAAGAAGGCGTACCGTCGTCTGTCTCTCACGCTGCAtcctgacaaaaacaaaaacgaagACGCAGAGACTCAGTTCAGACAG cttgttgccATTTATGAAGTTCTGAAGGACGAGGAGAGACGACGCAG GTACGATGACATCCTGGTGAATGGGCTTCCTGATTGGCGGCAGCCGGTCTTCTACTACAGACGAGTGAGGAAGATGAGTAACTCTGAGCTGGgattcctcctcttcctcatcctcactgTGGGACACTATGCTGTCATCTGGTCCATCTACCTGGAGAAACAGCTG GACGAGCTGTTgagtaagaagaaaaaagagaagaagaagaaggtgagcTCCAGGCCTGTAGAGGAGCTCAGGTGTATCAGCCAGGATCGCACTGACAG agtTCAGGACAGGCCTCACTGGCAGGACATCCTCCCTCTGAAGCTGAGCATCTGGCTTTATCTGTCCATCAAAAACCTGCCTCAGACCGTCCAG gaggTGAAGCAGTACTACGAGGACTACCAgcagatgaagcagcagcaaagagaagaagctgaagctgaacaGGAAGCTGTGACCA gagAGAAGAGGCCGAAGCTCAAGAAGCCAAAGGTGGAGTTTCCAGTTTACGAGCCGTCTTCAGAGAACCTGAACTACCAGAGCTACGACCAGACCTCATCCATTGAGGAGATTGAAGACCAGATGGACAGCTGGCTGCAGGACCACAGAGCTGGCAGGAAGAAG GCTGCAGAGTGGACAGAGGACGAGCTCAGTTTCCTCAGCAGGTTGATGGTGAAATTTCCAGGAGGAACTCCAGGTCGATGGGAGAAGATCGCTCATGAACTGGGACGGTCGGTGTCTGAT GTGACGACTAAAGTCAAACAGGCGAAAGACAACGTGAGCCACACATCAG GTCTGGTGAAGCTGTCGGACCTAAAGGGCCCTCATCTTCCTgtgaggtcacttcctgttgctGACAGTGCTATGACGCAGAGGCTGggaggggcctgtgtggaggaagaggaaggagaagaggaggaagcagctcCAGCGGTCCGCAGGAGGAACAGGAAGTCTTCGACGGCAGCAGCAAAAGGGGAAGAgatgaaggtcagaggtcgtcGGCAGAGAGATTTCGACCCAGCCATggtggaggaggatgacgaGGCGGAGCCTCACGAAAGCAGGGAGAAGGCAGACCCTGCTGCCTGGACTCAGAACCAACAGAAACTGCTGGAACTTGCTCTGCAACAGTTCCCCCGAGGAACCGCAGAACGCTGGGATCGCATCGCCAAGGTGGTCCCTGGGAAGACCAAG gagGAATGTATGATTCGTTATAAGATGTTGGCCGAGCTCGTTCAGAAGAGGAAACAGGCCAAGAGCTGA
- the dnajc1 gene encoding dnaJ homolog subfamily C member 1 isoform X2 — protein MDASAAEIKKAYRRLSLTLHPDKNKNEDAETQFRQLVAIYEVLKDEERRRRYDDILVNGLPDWRQPVFYYRRVRKMSNSELGFLLFLILTVGHYAVIWSIYLEKQLDELLSKKKKEKKKKVSSRPVEELRCISQDRTDRVQDRPHWQDILPLKLSIWLYLSIKNLPQTVQEVKQYYEDYQQMKQQQREEAEAEQEAVTREKRPKLKKPKVEFPVYEPSSENLNYQSYDQTSSIEEIEDQMDSWLQDHRAGRKKAAEWTEDELSFLSRLMVKFPGGTPGRWEKIAHELGRSVSDVTTKVKQAKDNVSHTSGLVKLSDLKGPHLPVRSLPVADSAMTQRLGGACVEEEEGEEEEAAPAVRRRNRKSSTAAAKGEEMKVRGRRQRDFDPAMVEEDDEAEPHESREKADPAAWTQNQQKLLELALQQFPRGTAERWDRIAKVVPGKTKEECMIRYKMLAELVQKRKQAKS, from the exons ATG GATGCCTCAGCAGCAGAGATCAAGAAGGCGTACCGTCGTCTGTCTCTCACGCTGCAtcctgacaaaaacaaaaacgaagACGCAGAGACTCAGTTCAGACAG cttgttgccATTTATGAAGTTCTGAAGGACGAGGAGAGACGACGCAG GTACGATGACATCCTGGTGAATGGGCTTCCTGATTGGCGGCAGCCGGTCTTCTACTACAGACGAGTGAGGAAGATGAGTAACTCTGAGCTGGgattcctcctcttcctcatcctcactgTGGGACACTATGCTGTCATCTGGTCCATCTACCTGGAGAAACAGCTG GACGAGCTGTTgagtaagaagaaaaaagagaagaagaagaaggtgagcTCCAGGCCTGTAGAGGAGCTCAGGTGTATCAGCCAGGATCGCACTGACAG agtTCAGGACAGGCCTCACTGGCAGGACATCCTCCCTCTGAAGCTGAGCATCTGGCTTTATCTGTCCATCAAAAACCTGCCTCAGACCGTCCAG gaggTGAAGCAGTACTACGAGGACTACCAgcagatgaagcagcagcaaagagaagaagctgaagctgaacaGGAAGCTGTGACCA gagAGAAGAGGCCGAAGCTCAAGAAGCCAAAGGTGGAGTTTCCAGTTTACGAGCCGTCTTCAGAGAACCTGAACTACCAGAGCTACGACCAGACCTCATCCATTGAGGAGATTGAAGACCAGATGGACAGCTGGCTGCAGGACCACAGAGCTGGCAGGAAGAAG GCTGCAGAGTGGACAGAGGACGAGCTCAGTTTCCTCAGCAGGTTGATGGTGAAATTTCCAGGAGGAACTCCAGGTCGATGGGAGAAGATCGCTCATGAACTGGGACGGTCGGTGTCTGAT GTGACGACTAAAGTCAAACAGGCGAAAGACAACGTGAGCCACACATCAG GTCTGGTGAAGCTGTCGGACCTAAAGGGCCCTCATCTTCCTgtgaggtcacttcctgttgctGACAGTGCTATGACGCAGAGGCTGggaggggcctgtgtggaggaagaggaaggagaagaggaggaagcagctcCAGCGGTCCGCAGGAGGAACAGGAAGTCTTCGACGGCAGCAGCAAAAGGGGAAGAgatgaaggtcagaggtcgtcGGCAGAGAGATTTCGACCCAGCCATggtggaggaggatgacgaGGCGGAGCCTCACGAAAGCAGGGAGAAGGCAGACCCTGCTGCCTGGACTCAGAACCAACAGAAACTGCTGGAACTTGCTCTGCAACAGTTCCCCCGAGGAACCGCAGAACGCTGGGATCGCATCGCCAAGGTGGTCCCTGGGAAGACCAAG gagGAATGTATGATTCGTTATAAGATGTTGGCCGAGCTCGTTCAGAAGAGGAAACAGGCCAAGAGCTGA
- the c12h7orf25 gene encoding UPF0415 protein C7orf25 homolog — MSVQAVLQQRISSAQALLQRAEQLCQGVEGHQKLCGKLRAELRFLRRVEAGELQVKESHLHSTNLTHLTAIVESAESLDDVVALLHVFTYQDTSGHRQTLVVDVVANGGHTWVKAVGRKAEALHNIWQGRGQYGDKSIIRQAEDFLQASRQQPVHYRHPHIVFAFYNGVSCPMADHLRDMGVSVRGDIVAVNIVVTEGGSDEDEEEEEAAEDNHEEQEEEASELTRVDRGTVVASLAFPAQVQVEECRRVNLDITTLITYVSSLSHGGCHFTFREPVLTEQAAQERRLQVLPQLDALMAGKELFACRAAVTDFQLILDTLGGPGEKERAQKLLARLHLVDDQPSERTLRLTPSAKVNQRSLTIFGTGDSLRAVTMTANSRFVRAAANQGVRYSVFIHQPRALTEGKEWRATPV, encoded by the coding sequence ATGTCTGTGCAGGCGGTGCTGCAGCAGAGGATCAGCTCTGCTCAGGCGTTGCTGCAGCGGGCCGAGCAGCTGTGTCAGGGTGTGGAGGGTCACCAGAAGCTCTGTGGTAAACTGCGAGCCGAGCTGCGCTTCCTGAGGCGGGTGGAAGCCGGAGAGCTGCAGGTCAAAGAGTCTCACCTGCACAGCACCAACCTGACTCACCTGACGGCCATCGTGGAGTCAGCTGAGAGTCTGGATGACGTGGTGGCTCTGCTGCACGTCTTCACCTACCAGGACACCTCCGGCCACCGGCAGACTCTGGTGGTGGACGTGGTGGCTAACGGGGGACACACCTGGGTGAAGGCGGTCGGGAGGAAGGCAGAGGCTCTGCACAACATCTGGCAGGGGCGGGGTCAGTACGGAGACAAGAGCATCATCAGACAGGCGGAGGACTTCCTTCAGGCCAGCCGCCAGCAGCCCGTCCATTACCGACACCCCCACATTGTCTTCGCATTCTACAACGGGGTCTCCTGCCCCATGGCGGACCACCTCAGGGACATGGGCGTCTCCGTCCGCGGGGACATTGTCGCAGTCAACATTGTGGTGACAGAGGGAGgcagtgatgaagatgaggaggaagaggaggcagctgAAGATAACcatgaagagcaggaggaggaagcttCTGAGCTGACCCGGGTGGACCGCGGCACGGTGGTGGCCAGCTTAGCGTTTCCTGCCCAGGTGCAGGTGGAGGAGTGTCGACGGGTGAACCTGGACATCACCACACTCATCACGTACGTGTCATCGCTTAGTCACGGTGGCTGTCACTTCACCTTCAGGGAGCCTGTGCTGACGGAGCAGGCAGCCCAAGAGCGCCGCCTGCAGGTGCTGCCACAGCTTGATGCTCTCATGGCGGGTAAGGAGCTGTTCGCCTGTCGCGCCGCTGTCACTGACTTCCAGCTGATCCTGGACACGTTAGGGGGGCCGGGTGAGAAGGAGCGCGCTCAGAAGCTGCTGGCCCGCCTCCACCTGGTCGATGACCAGCCGTCTGAGCGAACGCTGCGCCTCACACCCAGTGCCAAGGTCAACCAGCGCTCGCTCACAATTTTCGGCACGGGAGACTCGCTGAGAGCCGTTACCATGACAGCAAATAGTCGATTTGTAAGGGCGGCAGCCAATCAGGGCGTCCGATACAGTGTGTTCATCCACCAGCCACGAGCTCTGACCGAGGGCAAGGAGTGGAGGGCCACGCCGGTCTGA